From Candidatus Eisenbacteria bacterium:
AGTCGGCCTCCACGCGCAAGGAAGTGAAGGTCGGCTGACCTTCCCGCCATGCACCCGGCGTTGAAGCAGGGCTGGCTCGGCGCGGCGCTGGCGCTGGCCGGCGGCCTCGCGCTGGCGCTGGCGTTCCCCGACTGGGAACAGCCGTTCCTCTCCGCCGCGGCACTCGTCCCGCTCGGATACGCGCTCGAAGCGCTGATCGGGCCGGGCACCCCGCATGCGATCCGGCGCGCCTTCGGCCGCGGCTGGATCTTCGGCCTGGGTCTCTTCGGCCTGGGTCTGCACTGGATCGCAAGACTCCCGCTCAAGGAACTCACGCAGCCGTGGCTGCTCTACCCCGCGCTGGTGGTGCTCATGGCCTACCTGGCCCTGTTCACCGGCGGGGTGGGGGTCTCCTACGTCCTGCTGCGCCGGGCCCGGGTGCCGGCGGCGGTCGCGCTCCCGATCGCCTGGCTGGGCTGGGAGCAGATCCGCGCCATGGGCGAGATGGGATTTCCGTGGCTCTCGCTGGGCTACGCGTGGTTCCGCCACCCGGCCCTGATCCAGTGGGCCGCGTGGGGCGGGATCGGGGCGGTGTCGCTGTGGGTGGCCGCGTGCAACGGGCTGCTGCTGCAGGCGCTGCTGACGCCGAACCGGGCCGCCCGGGCGGCGCTGTCGCTGGCCCCGCCGGTGCTGGCCACCGTCGTGGCGCTCACCGGCGCGGCCACGGTGCGGGATCTTCCGGCCGGCCGGTCCCTGCGGGTGGCGATCGTGCAGCCCAACATCGCCGGGGACATCAAGTGGGACCCGCGCTACCTGGTCGCCAACCTGAACGCCACCGTGGCGCTCACCGGGACGGTGGCCGCGCGACGGCCGGAGCTGATCGTGTGGCCGGAGACGGCGGTCCCCACCTACCTGCGCTACGACGATCGCGCCTTCACCCAGGTAACCGGCCTGGTGGCGCGCCTGGGCATCCCGCTGCTCACGGGCTTTCCCGACGCCCGTCCCGACGCCGTGGCGGGCCGCGCCATCTTCAACTCCTCGTCGGTGGTGGTGCCCCCCGGTCAGCTGGACGGCTTCTACGACAAGATGCACCTGGTGCCGTTCGGCGAGCGCATCCCCTTCCAGCGTTTCCTTCCGTTCCTGGGCAAGTTCGAGTTGGGGCAGGCGGAGTGGATGCCCGGCGAGCACGCGCGCGCGCTGAACGCGGGGCCCGCCCGCGCGGGCGTGATGATCTGCTTCGAGTCCATCTTCACCGACATCGCCCGCGCGGAGGTGCGCGACGGGGCCGACCTGCTGGTGAACATCACCAACGACGAGTGGTTCGGGCCGCGCACCGCTCCCTGGCAGCACGCTTCGATGGCGGTGTTCCGCGCGGTGGAGAACCGCACCGGGCTGGTGCGCTGCGCCAACACCGGGGTGAGCTTCCTGGTGGACCCCGACGGCTCGATCCGCGCCGCCACGCCGGTGTTCCGCGCCGCGACGGTGGTGGAGGACGCGCGGCTGGGTTCCGGGGGCACGTTCTACACCCGCCACGGGGACTGGCTGCCGCGCGCCTGGATGACGCTGTGCGTGGCCCAATTGGCGTGGTGCGCAGTTGCTTCGTTATTGACCCGGGGGCGCCGGAGATGAGATAATCTGTTCGTGGGTAGCTGGTGTGCGTCGTCTCCGAGGGAGGCGTCGCCCCATGCGTGCATATCAGTCCATCTTCGAGACGCGCTGTTCCCAGGAATCCAGCGAGATCCGGGAAGGGCGCATTTCTGTATCCGCTCCGGAGCGGGCCGGGGAACA
This genomic window contains:
- the lnt gene encoding apolipoprotein N-acyltransferase; amino-acid sequence: MHPALKQGWLGAALALAGGLALALAFPDWEQPFLSAAALVPLGYALEALIGPGTPHAIRRAFGRGWIFGLGLFGLGLHWIARLPLKELTQPWLLYPALVVLMAYLALFTGGVGVSYVLLRRARVPAAVALPIAWLGWEQIRAMGEMGFPWLSLGYAWFRHPALIQWAAWGGIGAVSLWVAACNGLLLQALLTPNRAARAALSLAPPVLATVVALTGAATVRDLPAGRSLRVAIVQPNIAGDIKWDPRYLVANLNATVALTGTVAARRPELIVWPETAVPTYLRYDDRAFTQVTGLVARLGIPLLTGFPDARPDAVAGRAIFNSSSVVVPPGQLDGFYDKMHLVPFGERIPFQRFLPFLGKFELGQAEWMPGEHARALNAGPARAGVMICFESIFTDIARAEVRDGADLLVNITNDEWFGPRTAPWQHASMAVFRAVENRTGLVRCANTGVSFLVDPDGSIRAATPVFRAATVVEDARLGSGGTFYTRHGDWLPRAWMTLCVAQLAWCAVASLLTRGRRR